A region from the Chthoniobacterales bacterium genome encodes:
- a CDS encoding bifunctional rhamnulose-1-phosphate aldolase/short-chain dehydrogenase yields MSKTYQFVNYSWDDTFAASLDPVGRLIYRSNILGADQRITNTGGGNTSAKIIENDPLTGKPTEVLWVKGSGGDLRTSKRENFSSLYQEKLLGLQELYAAAPERGPKTDAEDKMVGMYSHATFNLNPRPSSIDTPLHSFIPAKHVDHMHPNAAISVAASKNSVALTKAIFGDEVIHTPWLRPGFELGLAMQEICRQHPNARGIIMGQHGLINWADDEKECYELTLTLIEKAAAYIEAKYQAKGGDAKAFGGAKYQSLDEAKRRATLAAVLPWLRGQVSQKARFVGTIQDDKKILRFVNSADAPRLAELGTSCPDHFLRTKIKPLYVDWNPQTEDIAALKKKLGDGLVKYRADYAEYYQSCKRTNSPAMRDPNPTVILIPGLGMVAWGKDKSESRVTAEFYNCAVEVMRGAEAIDEYIALPLQEAFDIEYWLLEEAKLQRMPAEKELARQIHIVVGAGSGIGKETAHRLVREGAHIVAVDLNQVAAEATAKEITDKLGLGIGVAGSGISGCGPAIGLAANITDRASIRAMLDQVALAYGGFDAIEVTAGIFVASDTSGHIPDDKWALTFGINVAGLYFVADEAYKTWKEQGLKGALVLTTSANAAVAKKGSLAYDTSKAAANHLVRELAIELAPLVRVNGVAPATVVQGSAMFPRDRVIGSLAKYNIPYTDDEATESLVSKLAQFYADRTLTKAPITPADQAEAYFLLVSNRLSKTTGQIITVDGGLHEAFLR; encoded by the coding sequence ATGAGCAAGACCTATCAATTCGTTAACTACTCCTGGGACGACACCTTCGCAGCCTCTCTCGATCCCGTGGGCAGACTGATCTACCGTTCTAACATCCTCGGTGCCGACCAGCGCATAACTAACACAGGCGGCGGCAACACCTCGGCGAAGATCATTGAAAACGATCCGCTCACCGGCAAGCCCACGGAGGTTCTCTGGGTGAAGGGCAGCGGCGGCGATTTGCGTACTAGCAAACGCGAAAATTTCTCCTCGCTCTACCAGGAAAAACTTCTCGGCTTGCAGGAACTTTATGCCGCCGCTCCTGAGCGTGGACCGAAGACGGATGCCGAGGACAAAATGGTAGGCATGTATTCGCACGCTACGTTTAACTTAAACCCGCGGCCGAGTTCCATTGATACGCCGCTGCATTCTTTTATCCCGGCGAAACACGTCGATCACATGCATCCGAATGCGGCTATCTCTGTTGCTGCGTCGAAAAATTCCGTAGCACTCACCAAGGCGATCTTTGGCGACGAAGTCATTCATACTCCCTGGCTGCGGCCCGGGTTTGAGCTGGGTCTGGCCATGCAAGAAATCTGCCGCCAGCATCCAAATGCGCGCGGTATTATCATGGGCCAGCACGGCCTGATCAACTGGGCCGACGACGAGAAGGAATGCTATGAGTTGACTCTAACCCTGATCGAAAAAGCCGCAGCTTACATCGAGGCGAAGTATCAGGCCAAAGGCGGCGATGCCAAAGCTTTCGGCGGAGCCAAATATCAATCGCTCGATGAAGCGAAACGCCGCGCTACACTAGCAGCCGTTCTTCCCTGGCTGCGCGGACAAGTTTCGCAGAAAGCCCGCTTTGTCGGGACAATTCAGGACGACAAAAAAATCCTGCGCTTCGTAAACAGCGCCGACGCGCCTCGCCTCGCCGAGCTGGGTACTAGCTGTCCCGATCATTTCCTGCGCACAAAGATCAAGCCGCTCTATGTGGACTGGAATCCGCAGACGGAGGACATCGCTGCGCTCAAGAAAAAACTAGGCGACGGACTCGTGAAATATCGCGCGGACTACGCGGAGTACTATCAAAGCTGCAAGCGCACCAATTCGCCAGCGATGCGCGATCCGAACCCAACGGTGATTCTTATCCCTGGGCTTGGCATGGTCGCGTGGGGCAAAGATAAGTCTGAAAGTCGCGTGACGGCGGAGTTCTATAACTGCGCGGTCGAAGTGATGCGCGGTGCGGAGGCGATTGATGAATACATTGCGCTCCCACTCCAGGAAGCCTTCGACATTGAGTATTGGTTGCTGGAAGAAGCCAAACTCCAGCGCATGCCTGCCGAGAAAGAACTAGCACGGCAGATTCATATCGTCGTCGGAGCTGGCAGCGGCATTGGAAAAGAAACCGCGCATCGTCTCGTCAGGGAAGGCGCACACATCGTCGCAGTGGACTTGAATCAAGTAGCCGCCGAGGCGACTGCGAAAGAAATCACCGATAAGTTGGGACTCGGTATCGGCGTCGCGGGTAGCGGCATTTCCGGTTGCGGACCAGCCATCGGACTCGCTGCTAACATCACAGATCGCGCGAGCATTCGGGCGATGTTAGATCAGGTCGCGCTCGCTTACGGCGGGTTCGATGCAATTGAGGTGACCGCCGGAATCTTTGTCGCCAGCGACACGTCGGGCCACATTCCAGACGACAAGTGGGCGCTGACTTTTGGCATCAATGTTGCCGGTCTGTATTTTGTCGCCGACGAGGCTTACAAAACCTGGAAAGAGCAGGGACTCAAGGGCGCGCTAGTACTAACCACGAGCGCGAACGCGGCAGTCGCGAAAAAAGGCAGCCTCGCCTACGACACGAGCAAGGCGGCGGCGAATCATCTCGTCCGCGAACTGGCCATCGAACTTGCGCCGTTGGTTCGCGTGAACGGCGTGGCTCCGGCGACCGTTGTGCAAGGTTCTGCAATGTTCCCGCGCGACCGCGTGATTGGTTCACTGGCGAAATATAACATTCCCTACACGGACGACGAGGCGACAGAATCATTGGTTAGCAAGCTCGCGCAATTCTACGCGGATCGCACCCTAACGAAGGCGCCGATTACCCCGGCGGATCAGGCCGAAGCCTACTTCCTCCTGGTGAGTAATCGCCTGAGCAAAACGACCGGCCAGATCATCACGGTGGATGGCGGTTTACACGAGGCATTCCTGCGCTAA